One region of Streptomyces sp. CG4 genomic DNA includes:
- a CDS encoding WD40/YVTN/BNR-like repeat-containing protein — MLPPRHQRRFITCTVVAAAFGLVSTQSFAASHDTRTRPWQARHQAAIGRQHIKAVHAGHGMSPFAAEGDDGGADEAENSAESTAQFTEARTAPGVVAPGAYGAAWQQLQSMRHTSGGWDHVTKKVYNADDPRYRDVNSNSSAGAGDVTGRITGIAADDQGYVYAGGANGGVFRSTTGGGHWKPISDKLPSLSTGTLSLDGQKRLWYATGESNTGATSFVGTGVYVLKDPRHGQFQPGDRVGGAELESTVIHALRFAGTKVWAATSTGVWSHSTTTLSGPWTHEFAPNPDYLPGGSKAEDPSAPYKNIANDIAVDPKDPNKVLLAVGWRGGDTYNGLYAKQDDGSWKPVSGLGDLPTSSADVGNMTFASAADGSRLYAIDQSPAQMAANPDSGLKGVYVSKSGSPFGPWTLIADYTKLKASGSALQTAGYMPGIQSWYNQFLQVDPANADHLYLGLEEVFETRNGGQSWTTPGPYWNFPFPCWSNDPAKQTGDCSPTTHSDQHAVAVGSYKGKTWAYVGNDGGIYRRPLNGAVDSGGHAKDWQSLSDGTLDTLQYYSVGVGKDLTYGGVSVTGGLQDNGQSILRGHDKVMGSNFGGDGGDTITDPANGCNIAAEYVYLDMWVTQNCGVNDGSWSTDPSKATEYEVAPPDKDLGGAGARFIAPIAADAKDTHTWIAGGRHVWVNTKGFAIRSGKEWTNAYDLGEGHVATAVASSGGTVYVGWCGPCNNQGFTRGIAVGNADGTGWHQLSLPVDGSIPNRYISGFEIDPANAQHVYVAVNGFSRKWTEGPGAGVGHVFESKDGGANWTDISANLPDVPADTVKLLPNGGLALGTDLATFYRPAGATKWLVLGHDLPTTAVMQLRLGPDGTLYAATHGRGIRSFDVRRLKGRKD, encoded by the coding sequence ATGTTGCCCCCAAGGCACCAGCGACGGTTCATAACCTGCACCGTCGTGGCCGCCGCGTTCGGACTGGTAAGCACTCAGTCGTTCGCGGCGTCGCATGACACCAGAACCCGGCCCTGGCAGGCGCGCCACCAGGCCGCCATCGGCCGGCAGCACATCAAGGCGGTGCACGCGGGCCACGGAATGTCCCCGTTCGCCGCGGAGGGTGACGACGGCGGTGCCGACGAGGCGGAGAACTCCGCCGAGTCGACGGCCCAGTTCACCGAGGCGCGCACCGCGCCCGGTGTGGTCGCGCCCGGCGCCTACGGGGCGGCCTGGCAGCAGCTGCAGTCGATGCGGCACACGAGCGGCGGCTGGGACCACGTCACGAAGAAGGTGTACAACGCCGACGATCCCCGCTACCGCGACGTGAACTCCAACTCCAGTGCCGGCGCGGGCGACGTGACCGGCCGGATCACCGGGATCGCCGCCGACGACCAGGGCTATGTGTACGCGGGCGGAGCCAACGGCGGTGTCTTCCGCTCGACGACCGGCGGCGGGCACTGGAAGCCGATCTCCGACAAGCTGCCGTCCCTGTCGACCGGCACCCTCTCCCTCGACGGCCAGAAGCGGCTCTGGTACGCCACGGGCGAGTCCAACACCGGGGCGACGTCCTTCGTCGGTACGGGTGTCTACGTCCTCAAGGACCCACGCCACGGGCAGTTCCAGCCCGGCGACCGCGTCGGCGGCGCCGAACTGGAGAGCACCGTCATCCATGCCCTGCGCTTCGCCGGCACCAAGGTCTGGGCGGCGACCAGCACCGGTGTCTGGTCGCACTCCACGACCACCCTGTCCGGCCCGTGGACGCACGAGTTCGCCCCCAACCCGGACTATCTGCCGGGCGGTTCGAAGGCGGAGGACCCGAGCGCGCCGTACAAGAACATCGCCAACGACATCGCCGTCGACCCCAAGGACCCGAACAAGGTCCTTCTCGCGGTCGGCTGGCGCGGCGGTGACACCTACAACGGGCTGTACGCCAAGCAGGACGACGGCAGCTGGAAGCCGGTCAGCGGGCTCGGTGACCTGCCCACCAGCAGTGCCGACGTCGGCAACATGACGTTCGCTTCGGCGGCCGACGGCTCGCGCCTGTACGCCATCGACCAGTCCCCGGCGCAGATGGCAGCGAACCCGGACAGCGGGCTCAAGGGCGTGTACGTGTCGAAGAGCGGCTCGCCGTTCGGGCCGTGGACGCTGATCGCGGACTACACCAAGCTGAAGGCGTCGGGGTCGGCGCTGCAGACCGCGGGCTACATGCCGGGCATCCAGTCCTGGTACAACCAGTTCCTCCAGGTCGACCCGGCCAACGCCGACCATCTCTACCTCGGCCTGGAAGAGGTCTTCGAGACCAGGAACGGCGGCCAGAGCTGGACGACTCCGGGCCCGTACTGGAACTTCCCCTTCCCCTGCTGGAGCAACGACCCGGCCAAGCAGACCGGCGACTGCTCGCCCACCACCCACTCCGACCAGCACGCGGTCGCGGTCGGCAGCTATAAGGGCAAGACCTGGGCGTATGTCGGCAACGACGGCGGCATCTACCGGCGCCCGCTGAACGGCGCCGTCGACTCCGGCGGCCACGCCAAGGACTGGCAGTCCCTGAGCGACGGCACCCTCGACACCCTGCAGTACTACTCCGTGGGTGTCGGCAAGGACCTCACCTATGGCGGTGTCTCGGTGACCGGCGGGCTCCAGGACAACGGCCAGTCGATCCTGCGCGGCCACGACAAGGTCATGGGCTCCAACTTCGGCGGTGACGGCGGCGACACCATCACCGACCCCGCCAACGGCTGCAACATCGCCGCCGAGTACGTCTACCTGGACATGTGGGTCACCCAGAACTGCGGTGTCAACGACGGTTCCTGGTCAACGGACCCGTCGAAGGCCACCGAGTACGAGGTCGCCCCGCCGGACAAGGACCTCGGCGGCGCGGGCGCCCGCTTCATCGCGCCGATCGCCGCCGACGCCAAGGACACCCACACCTGGATCGCCGGCGGCCGGCACGTGTGGGTGAACACCAAGGGCTTCGCCATCCGCTCCGGCAAGGAGTGGACGAACGCCTACGACCTCGGCGAGGGCCATGTGGCCACGGCCGTGGCATCCTCCGGCGGCACGGTGTACGTCGGCTGGTGCGGGCCCTGCAACAACCAGGGCTTCACCCGGGGCATCGCGGTCGGCAACGCCGACGGCACCGGCTGGCACCAGCTCAGCCTCCCGGTCGACGGCAGCATCCCGAACCGCTACATCTCCGGCTTCGAGATCGACCCGGCCAACGCCCAGCACGTCTACGTCGCGGTCAACGGCTTCTCCCGCAAGTGGACCGAGGGCCCCGGCGCGGGCGTAGGCCACGTCTTCGAGTCCAAGGACGGCGGCGCGAACTGGACGGACATCTCCGCCAACCTGCCCGACGTCCCGGCCGACACGGTCAAGCTCCTCCCGAACGGCGGCCTCGCCCTCGGCACCGACCTGGCCACCTTCTACCGCCCCGCCGGCGCCACGAAGTGGCTGGTCCTGGGGCACGACCTGCCCACCACGGCCGTGATGCAGCTGCGCCTCGGCCCGGACGGCACGCTGTACGCCGCCACCCACGGACGCGGCATCCGGTCCTTCGACGTACGGCGCCTCAAGGGCCGTAAGGACTGA